Proteins from a single region of Canis aureus isolate CA01 chromosome 26, VMU_Caureus_v.1.0, whole genome shotgun sequence:
- the ADRM1 gene encoding proteasomal ubiquitin receptor ADRM1 isoform X2 — MTTSGALFPSLVPGSRGSSNKYLVEFRAGKMSLKGTTVTPDKRKGLVYIQQTDDSLIHFCWKDRTSGNVEDDLIIFPDDCEFKRVPQCPSGRVYVLKFKAGSKRLFFWMQEPKTDQDEEHCRKVNEYLNNPPMPGALGTSGSGGHELSALGGEGGLQSLLGNMSHSQLMQLIGPAGLGGLGGLGALTGPGLASLLGSGGPPASSSSSSSRSQSAAVTPSSTTSSTRATPAPSAPAAASVTSPSPAPSSVDLASVLTPEIMAPILANADVQERLLPYLPSGESLPQTAEEIQNTLTSPQFQQALGMFSAALASGQLGPLMCQFGLPAEAVEAANKGDVEAFAKAMQNSARSEQEGDGKDKKDEEEDMSLD; from the exons ATGACGACCTCAGGCGCGCTCTTTCCAAGCCTGGTGCCCGGCTCCCGCGGGTCCTCAAACAAGTACTTGGTGGAGTTTCGTGCGGGAAAAATGTCACTCAAAGGAACTACCGTCACCCCAGATAAGCGGAAAGGGCTGGTGTACATTCAGCAGACGGATGACTCCCTCATCCACTTCTGCTGGAAAGACAGGACGTCGGGGAACGTGGAGGAC GACCTGATCATCTTCCCTGACGACTGTGAGTTCAAGCGCGTGCCACAGTGCCCCAGCGGGAGGGTGTACGTGCTCAAGTTCAAGGCAGGGTCCAAACGGCTGTTCTTCTGGATGCAG GAGCCCAAGACGGATCAGGACGAGGAGCATTGCCGGAAGGTCAACGAGTATCTGAACAACCCTCCCATGCCTGGAGCCTTGGGGACCAGCGGGAGTGGCGGCCATGAGCTTTCTGCACTGGGCG GTGAGGGCGGTTTGCAGAGCCTGCTGGGAAACATGAGCCACAGCCAGCTCATGCAGCTGATTGGACCTGCTGGCCTTGGAGGACTGG gtgggctgggggccctgaCCGGGCCAGGCCTGGCCAGCTTACTGGGGAGTGGAGGGCCTCCAGCAAGCAGCTCTTCATCCAG CTCCCGGAGCCAGTCGGCagcagtcaccccatcctccaccACCTCTTCTACCCGAGCCACCCCAGCCCCCTCTGCTCCAGCAGCTGCCTCGGTGACCAGCCCGAGCCCCGCACCCAGTTCAG TTGACCTGGCCAGTGTTCTGACGCCCGAGATCATGGCACCTATCCTTGCCAACGCGGACGTCCAGGAGCGCCTGCTGCCCTACCTGCCCTCTGGGGAGTCACTGCCGCAGACAGCAGAGGAGATCCAGAACACTCTGACCTCGCCCCAGTTCCAGCAG GCCCTGGGCATGTTCAGCGCAGCGTTGGCCTCGGGGCAGCTGGGCCCCCTCATGTGCCAGTTTGGGCTGCCTGCAGAGGCCGTGGAGGCAGCCAACAAGGGCG ATGTGGAAGCATTTGCCAAAGCTATGCAGAACAGTGCCAGATCCGAGCAGGAGGGTGACGGGAAGGACAAAAAGGACGAAGAGGAAGACATGAGCTTAGATTAA
- the ADRM1 gene encoding proteasomal ubiquitin receptor ADRM1 isoform X1 yields MTTSGALFPSLVPGSRGSSNKYLVEFRAGKMSLKGTTVTPDKRKGLVYIQQTDDSLIHFCWKDRTSGNVEDDLIIFPDDCEFKRVPQCPSGRVYVLKFKAGSKRLFFWMQEPKTDQDEEHCRKVNEYLNNPPMPGALGTSGSGGHELSALGGEGGLQSLLGNMSHSQLMQLIGPAGLGGLGGLGALTGPGLASLLGSGGPPASSSSSSSRSQSAAVTPSSTTSSTRATPAPSAPAAASVTSPSPAPSSGNGTSTAASPTQPIQLSDLQSILATMNVPAGPGGGQQVDLASVLTPEIMAPILANADVQERLLPYLPSGESLPQTAEEIQNTLTSPQFQQALGMFSAALASGQLGPLMCQFGLPAEAVEAANKGDVEAFAKAMQNSARSEQEGDGKDKKDEEEDMSLD; encoded by the exons ATGACGACCTCAGGCGCGCTCTTTCCAAGCCTGGTGCCCGGCTCCCGCGGGTCCTCAAACAAGTACTTGGTGGAGTTTCGTGCGGGAAAAATGTCACTCAAAGGAACTACCGTCACCCCAGATAAGCGGAAAGGGCTGGTGTACATTCAGCAGACGGATGACTCCCTCATCCACTTCTGCTGGAAAGACAGGACGTCGGGGAACGTGGAGGAC GACCTGATCATCTTCCCTGACGACTGTGAGTTCAAGCGCGTGCCACAGTGCCCCAGCGGGAGGGTGTACGTGCTCAAGTTCAAGGCAGGGTCCAAACGGCTGTTCTTCTGGATGCAG GAGCCCAAGACGGATCAGGACGAGGAGCATTGCCGGAAGGTCAACGAGTATCTGAACAACCCTCCCATGCCTGGAGCCTTGGGGACCAGCGGGAGTGGCGGCCATGAGCTTTCTGCACTGGGCG GTGAGGGCGGTTTGCAGAGCCTGCTGGGAAACATGAGCCACAGCCAGCTCATGCAGCTGATTGGACCTGCTGGCCTTGGAGGACTGG gtgggctgggggccctgaCCGGGCCAGGCCTGGCCAGCTTACTGGGGAGTGGAGGGCCTCCAGCAAGCAGCTCTTCATCCAG CTCCCGGAGCCAGTCGGCagcagtcaccccatcctccaccACCTCTTCTACCCGAGCCACCCCAGCCCCCTCTGCTCCAGCAGCTGCCTCGGTGACCAGCCCGAGCCCCGCACCCAGTTCAGGTAATGGAACCAGCACGGCGGCCAGCCCAACCCAGCCCATCCAGCTGAGCGACCTTCAGAGCATTCTAGCTACTATGAACGTGCCGGCCGGGCCTGGAGGCGGCCAGCAAG TTGACCTGGCCAGTGTTCTGACGCCCGAGATCATGGCACCTATCCTTGCCAACGCGGACGTCCAGGAGCGCCTGCTGCCCTACCTGCCCTCTGGGGAGTCACTGCCGCAGACAGCAGAGGAGATCCAGAACACTCTGACCTCGCCCCAGTTCCAGCAG GCCCTGGGCATGTTCAGCGCAGCGTTGGCCTCGGGGCAGCTGGGCCCCCTCATGTGCCAGTTTGGGCTGCCTGCAGAGGCCGTGGAGGCAGCCAACAAGGGCG ATGTGGAAGCATTTGCCAAAGCTATGCAGAACAGTGCCAGATCCGAGCAGGAGGGTGACGGGAAGGACAAAAAGGACGAAGAGGAAGACATGAGCTTAGATTAA